In one window of Clarias gariepinus isolate MV-2021 ecotype Netherlands chromosome 10, CGAR_prim_01v2, whole genome shotgun sequence DNA:
- the egr1 gene encoding early growth response protein 1 has translation MAAAKTELLPALQISDHLSFPHSPMDNYPKLEEMIMLNSAGILNASAPEGTGFGSGEPGDQYDHLTGDTLPEIALSCEKTLADQGYAHQRLPPISYTGRFTLEPANCSNSLWAEPLFSLVSGLVGVNPPATSITSSSTAQVTPSSSPASTSSSSSSSSSSTSSASTSSISLSCSVHQSEPNPIYSAAPTYSSASPDIFPEPTANFPSAVGSNLPYPPPAYPSSKACGASFPVPMIPDYLFPQQQSEIGLSQTDQKPFQTQQPSLTPLSTIKAFATQTGSQELKSVYQAQLIKPSRVRKYPNRPSKTPPHERPYACPVETCERRFSRSDELTRHIRIHTGQKPFQCRICMRNFSRSDHLTTHIRTHTGEKPFACDICGRKFARSDERKRHTKIHLRQKDKKADKASSVSTTIQNSITSVSISVPSPVSSYPSPIPSYPSPVSSFPSPVASCYSSPVHTSYPSPSIATTYPSPSTTFQTPVATSFPNSVVSNIYNSPVTTPLTDMQASLSPRTAEIC, from the exons ATGGCTGCAGCCAAGACGGAGCTCCTTCCTGCTCTGCAGATCTCAGACCACCTGAGCTTCCCTCACTCCCCCATGGATAACTACCCCAAGCTGGAGGAGATGATCATGCTCAACTCTGCGGGGATCCTGAACGCCTCCGCACCCGAGGGCACCGGCTTTGGCTCCGGGGAACCCGGCGATCAGTACGACCACCTGACTGGAG ATACTCTTCCTGAAATTGCACTGAGCTGTGAGAAAACCCTGGCTGATCAGGGTTATGCCCATCAGCGGCTGCCCCCCATCTCCTACACAGGGCGCTTCACCCTCGAACCTGCCAACTGTAGCAACAGCCTGTGGGCGGAGCCTCTGTTCAGCCTGGTCAGCGGATTGGTTGGTGTCAACCCACCCGCCACTTCCATCACATCTTCTTCAACCGCCCAAGTCACtccctcctcctcacctgccTCAACTTCAAGctcgtcctcttcctcctcttcttcaaCATCTTCCGCGTCAACATCCAGCATCAGCCTGAGCTGCTCAGTGCACCAGAGTGAGCCCAACCCCATTTATTCAGCCGCTCCAACCTACTCCAGTGCCAGCCCTGACATCTTCCCTGAACCTACTGCCAACTTCCCATCAGCAGTGGGAAGCAACCTGCCATACCCACCCCCGGCTTATCCCAGCAGCAAAGCATGCGGTGCCAGCTTCCCTGTTCCCATGATCCCTGACTACCTGTTTCCCCAGCAGCAGAGTGAGATTGGCCTGTCTCAGACTGATCAGAAGCCCTTTCAGACACAGCAGCCTTCACTTACACCGCTTTCTACCATCAAGGCCTTCGCCACACAGACAGGCTCTCAGGAGCTGAAGAGCGTCTACCAGGCGCAGCTCATTAAGCCCAGCCGTGTGCGCAAGTACCCTAACCGGCCAAGTAAGACACCACCACATGAGCGTCCCTATGCCTGCCCCGTGGAAACCTGCGAGCGGCGCTTCTCTCGGTCCGATGAGCTCACACGCCACATCCGCATTCATACGGGCCAGAAACCTTTCCAGTGCCGCATCTGCATGCGCAACTTCAGCCGCAGCGACCACCTCACCACTCACATCCGCACACACACCGGTGAAAAGCCCTTCGCCTGTGACATTTGCGGCCGCAAGTTTGCACGCAGTGACGAGCGCAAGCGTCACACTAAGATCCACCTGCGGCAGAAGGACAAGAAGGCTGACAAAGCCAGCTCGGTCTCCACCACCATCCAGAACTCCATCACCTCTGTCTCTATTTCAGTTCCTTCACCAGTGTCAAGCTACCCATCTCCTATTCCCTCTTACCCTTCTCCAGTGTCATCCTTTCCTTCTCCGGTAGCTTCCTGCTACTCCTCTCCTGTGCATACGTCCTACCCGTCTCCCTCCATTGCTACCACTTACCCGTCACCTTCCACCACCTTCCAGACCCCCGTGGCCACCTCATTCCCCAACTCTGTGGTCAGCAACATCTACAACTCTCCGGTAACAACCCCGCTGACCGATATGCAGGCATCTCTTTCTCCACGGACAGCTGAAATCTGCTGA